Sequence from the Actinocatenispora sera genome:
TGGCAGGCCGTCCGCCGGTCACCTCCGGCGCGGGTTGGTACGGCGAGTCGCCGGTGCGGTGGTCGGGTCCGCCGGCCACGGGTGCCGCGGGTAGCGTCCGCGTAGCTCGGCCCGTACCGCCGGATAGCCGGTTCGCCAGAAGGACGCCAGGTCGCTCGTCACCGCGGTCGGGCGGCCGGCGGGGGACAGCAGGTGCAGCGTCAGCGGTACCCGCCCGGCAGCGATGCGCGGGGTCTCCGCCGCGCCGAACATCTCCTGTACCTTCACCGCGAGTACCGGCGCGGCCGGATCGGTGTAGTCGACCCGGATCGCCGAGCCGCTGGGCACCGCGACCCGCTCCGGCGCGAGCCGGTCCAGCTCGGCGGTCTGGCGCCAGTCGAGCAGCCGGCGCAGCGCGGCACCGGCGTCGACGCGGGCCAGGTCGGCCCGGCGGCGGGCCCGAGCCAGTTCGGGACCCAGCCACCGGTCCGGGTCGGCGACCAGCCCGGCGTCCGAGACGTCCGGCCACGGCGCGCCGAACACGGTGCGGCAGAAGGCGATCCGGTCCCGCAGCGCGGTGCCTCCCGGGCCGAACCGGAGCAGTTGCGGTCCCTCTGCGCGCAGGCCGGCGAGCAGCGCGTCGTGCACGGCGGTGGGGTCCGGGTGCCGGATCGGCCGGACCGACAGCGGGATGGCGCCGAGCCGCTCGGTCCGTTCGGCGCGCACATCGCCGTCGTACCAGCCGATCCGCTGTTCGGTGTGTCGCAGCGCGGCGCCGATCTCGGCGGCGGTGTCCGCGTCGATCGCCGCGGCGAGGCGGATCCGGGCGGCGGCCCGGCCGACCGGGCGGTCCGCGACGGCGATCGCCAGCCACTCGGCGCCGTGCAGTCCCGAGCCCGGCGACAGCTGCGCCTCGGTACCGCCGGCCATCAGGTAGCTGCCCGTCTCGCCGTCTCGTCGCCGGGCGATCCGTTCCGGGAACGCCAGTGCCGCAACGACTCCGGCCGCGGCCTCGGCGCTGACGCCGGTGTCCGGGTGGCGCGGCGCGGCCCGCTGCAACCGGTGCGCCTCGGCCCGCCAGCCGGACGCGCGCCGGTCCCGCTCGACCGCTCGGCGGGCGGCGGCCAGGTCGTCGCCTCCGGCGCTGTCCGGCTCGGCCAGCAGCGCCACCAGCTCCGCGGTACGCCGGCTGCCCAGTCGCGGCGCGCCGTCGAGCAGCGCCCGGGCCAGCCGCGGGTGGGTACCGGCGGCGGCGAGCGCACGGCCCCGGTCGGTCACCCGGCCCTGCGGGTCGACGGCGCCGAGCGCGAGGAGCGTCTCGGTGGCCACCGCCATCGCACCGGCCGGTGGCGGCTCGGGCAGCGCCAGGCCGGTCCCGTCCGGCCGCCCCCAGCAGGCCAGGTCCAGCGCGAACGAGGTGAGATCGGCGACCGCGATCTCCGGCTCCGGCCGGGCCGGCAGCCGCTCGTGCTGCGCCGCCGACCAGCACCGGTAGACGGTACCCGGGCCCTGGCGCCCGGCCCGGCCCGCCCGCTGCTCGGCGGCGGCGCGAGACACCGGTACGGTCGCGAGCGAGCCGAGGCCGCGGGCCAGGTCCACCCGGGGCACCCGGGCCAGGCCGGCGTCGACGACGACCCGTACCCCCGGGACGGTCAGGCTGCTCTCGGCGACCGAGGTGGTGAGCACCACGCGACGGTGGCCGGAACCACCCCGCAGCACCGCATCCTGGGCCGCCGCCGGGAGCCGCCCGTGCAGCTCCGCCACCTCGGCATCCACAGTGGACAGTGCGGAGTGGACGGTGCGGATCTCACCGGTACCGGGCAGGAACACCAGCACGTCGCCGGTGGTCTCGGCCAGCGCCCGGCGCACCGTGGCCGCCACGTGCGAGAGCAGGGCCGGATCGACCCGCAGCCCGAGCGGCGGCCGGACCGGTGCCGGCGGCGGGCACCATACCGGGGTCACCGGATGCAGCGCCGCCGACGCGGTCACCACCGGTGCGGACAGCGCCGAGCGCAGCGCCGGTACGTCCGCGGTGGCCGAGGTGGCGAGCAGCCACAGATCCTCGCGCAGCACGGCCCGCACGTCGGTGGTGAACGCCAGCGCCAGGTCCGAATCGACGGCCCGTTCGTGGCACTCGTCCAGGATCACCGCGGCGACGCCGGGCAGCTCCTCGTCGCGCAGCAGCCGGCGTACCAGCAGGCCGGTGGTGACCACCTCGACCCGGGTCCGAGCCGAGACCCGGCGCTCGCCGCGCACCGCGTACCCGATCCGATCGCCGACCGGCTCGCCCAGCAGGTCGGCCATCCGCCGGGCCGCGGCCCGGGTCGCCACCCGGCGCGGTTCGGCCACCACGACCCGACCCTCGAGAGCGTCCGCCAGCGCCAGCGGCGCCAGCGTGGTCTTGCCGGTGCCGGGCGGCGCCACCAGCACCGCGCTCCCGGCCGCTCGCAGCGTGTCGGTCAGCTCGCGAAGCACCGACCGGATCGGCAGGTCGGGCTCGGCGGGCAGCATCCGGCCAGTCTGCCGCACCGCCCGCCGGACAGGCGGGGTCGGGGGCCGGCGCGAGGTTTGCCCCCGGCGCTCTCGGGAACCATCAAGGTATGACGCGGCCACGGGGCGATCTGCCGTTCGGGCCGCCGGCACACAGTGCCTTGAACCTGCGCCTGGCGTTGGCGCTGTTCGGGTTCGTCGTCGCCGGTGGCGCGGCGGTCGCCGCCTTCGTACTGGGCCGGGTACTGCCCGGCGTGGTCCTCGCCGCCGTCGCGGTCGTTGCCCTCGGCAACGCCGCCTGGGTGCAGTACCGGCGCCGCCAGCGCCGCCGCGCCGAGCACGGCAAGCGCCACTCGCTGTTCGAGTAACCGAGCCTGGCGCGATCAGGCCAGCGGCACGTGCGCGCCGAGCGCGTTCACCGCGGCGCCGATCCGGTCGTACTCGCGCTGGTAGACCGAGCGTCGCGCGGCCGGCGGGTGACCGGCCAGCGCGGTGGACAGGGTGACCAGCCGGATCTTCGGGGAGATGTCCACCCAGGTCGGCACCGCGTCGACGTGGCTGACCCGCCAGTGACCGTCGGCCGACTCGGTGAACGTCAGCCGCGGCATCACACCCTCCCGGCTGGCCGCGATCGGGTCCTCGTGCCGGGCGATCTCGTTGCCCATCCCGTACACGACCCACTTGCCGCCGATGCGCTGGAACGGTTGCACCACATGGGCGTGGCAGCCGAGGATCGCGTCCACGTCGGGCGAGGCGAGCAGGGTACGGGCCTGGGCGCGCTGCTCGTCGGTCGGCTGCTGCCGGTACTCGGTGCCCCAGTGCAGCGACAGCAGCACGATGTCGGCGCCGGCGGCCCGGGCGGCGTGCGCGGCGGTCAGGATCCGGTGCACGTCGGTGATGTTCACCAACCACGGCTGTCCGGCCGGTAGCGACAGGCCGGTGTTGAGCCCGAACGTGTACGACAGGTCCGCGATGCGCACCCCGGGCACGTCGATCAGGTCGGTGCGGGCGGCCTCCCGGGCGCTGCGTGCGGTACCGGCGTGGTGCAGGTGCGCGGCGTCCAGTGCGGCGAGCGTGTCGCGCACGCCCGCGCTGCCCTGGTCGTACGAGTGGTTCGAGGCGGTGGAGCAGTCGTCGAACCCGGTGGCCCGTACCGCGTCGAGCACCTGCGGCGGGGCGGCGAACCGGGGCCAGCCCCGCGGCGCGGCGCCGGGGCCGGCGAGCGGCGTCTCCAGGTGGCAGATCGCGAGATCCGCCCCGGACACGGCCGGGCGTACCCCGGCGAAGATGTCGCGGAAGTCCATCCGGCCGTGCCCGTCGGCGCGGGCCTGCTGCCACACCGGCGGGTGGACCAGCACGTCACCGGCGCCGAGCACGGTGACCTGGCGCGGGCCGGAGGGAGAGGGCTGCGCGGCGGAGCGTGCCGGTGAGGAGGCGGCGGGGGAGACCGTCCGCGGCCCGTCCGCCGCGCAACCCGCGGCGGCGATGACCACCACCGCCGCCGCAGCAGCGACGATCGTGCAGCTGCGCTGCCAGGTCCGGCGCGCCCGGCTGGCCCCGGTCGGGACCGCACCCCGCAGGGCGGCAGTCCAGGCGCGTCGCGACATCGGCCAACCGTACCGACACCATTGCCGCGCCGCGGCGATTCGGTGATTTTCCCCGCAGCCGGATCCTGGGAAGCACGTCCACCCCGCGCGGCACCCTGGGTAGGGTCGCCGCAGACATCGACGTCTGGAGCGCAACGAGGCAGGCTCACCGAGCCCGCCCCGACACCGACCGCAGGCAGGACGACTCGGCGTCGACGGGGGTCGCGGCACCTCCGGCCACGCCGGCGAAAGGCGCGACGAGATGAGCGAGCAAGCCAACATCGGGGTGACCGGCCTGGCCGTGATGGGGCGAAACCTGGCCCGCAACCTGGCCCGGCACGGACACACGGTGGCCCTGCACAACCGGCACCAGCAACGCACCGACGACCTGGTGTCGCAGTTCGGCGACGAGGGGACCTTCGTCCCGACCGGCTCGGCGGCGGAGTTCGTCGCCGCGCTGGAGCGGCCGCGCAAGCTGATCGTGATGGTCAAGGCGGGTGGGCCGACCGACGCGGTCATCGACGAGTTCACCCCGCTGCTGGACGAGGGCGACATGATCGTCGACGGCGGCAACGCGCACTTCGCCGACACCCGGCGCCGGGAGAAGGCGCTGCGCGAGCAGGGCCTGCACTTCGTCGGTACCGGCGTGTCCGGCGGGGAGGAGGGTGCGCTGCACGGCCCGAGCATCATGCCCGGCGGATCGAAGCAGGCGTACGCGTCGCTCGGGCCGATCCTGACCGACATCGCCGCCGACGTGGACGGCACCCCGTGCTGCACGCACATCGGACCGGACGGCGCCGGCCACTTCGTCAAGATGGTGCACAACGGCATCGAGTACGCCGACATGCAGCTGATCGCCGAGGCCTACGACCTGCTGCGGCACGCGCTCGGGCTGGAACCGGCGCAGATCGCGGACATCTTCCGCGACTGGAACACCGGCCGGCTCGACTCGTACCTGATCGAGATCACCGCGCAGGTGCTCGGGCACGTCGACGCGGCGACCGGCAAGCCGTTCGTCGACGTGGTGGTCGACCAGGCGGAGCAGAAGGGTACCGGCCGCTGGACCGTGCAGACCGCGCTGGAGCTGGGCGTGCCGACCACCGGCATCGCCGAGGCGGTGTTCGCCCGGTCGCTGTCCGGCGGTGCGGCGCTGCGCGAGGCGGCCCGCGGGCTGCCCGGCCCGGTCCGCGCGCCGATCACCGGCGCCGCCGCCGAGACGCTGGCCGCCGACATCGAGCAGGCGCTGTACGCCTCCAAGGTGGTCGCGTACGCGCAGGGCTTCAACGAGATCCAGGCCGGCGCGGCGGAGTACGACTGGCCGATCGACCTGGGCGCGGTGGCCACCATCTGGCGTGGCGGCTGCATCATCCGGGCCGCGTTCCTGGACGATATCCGCGCCGCGTACGCGAAGGACCCGGCGCTGCCGACGCTGCTGACCGACGGCGGCTTCGCCGAGGCGGTACGCGACGCGCAGGACTCCTGGCGGTCCGTGGTCGCCGCCGCGGCCCGGCTCGGCATCCCGGCGCCCGGTTTCTCCTCCGCCCTGTCGTACTACGACGCTCTGCGGGCGCAGCGGCTGCCCGCCGCGCTGGTGCAGGGCCAGCGGGACTACTTTGGGGCGCATACCTACCAGCGGGTCGACCGCCCGGGCACCTTCCATACCGAGTGGGCCACCCGCGACGCAGCGGAACACGAGGTGTAGCAGTTGAGCTACGACGCAATCCAGGCGGAGACCGTCACCATCGGCGGTGACGGCGGTGACCGGATCGAGGCGTACCAGGCGCGCCCGCTCGGCCCCGGCCCGTTCGGCGCCGTGGTGGTGATCCACCACCTGCCCGGGTACGACCGGGAGACCAAGGAGACGGTGCGCCGGTTCGCCACCGAGGGCTACCTCGCGGTCTGCCCGAACCTGTACTCGCGGCAGGGCGCCGGGCTGTCCCACGAGGAGGCGGCGAAGCTGGTCCGCGAGGACGGCGGGATCTCCGACGAGCAGCTGATCGGCGATGTCGCCGGCGCCGCCGCGTACCTGCGCGAGCAGACCAGCAGCAACGGCAAGGTCGGGTGCATCGGGTTCTGCTCCGGCGGCCGGCAGGCATTCCTTGCCGCGGCCAACGTCGACCTGGACGCCGCGGTGGACTGCTACGGCGCGTTCGTGGTCGGCAACCCGCCGGAGGGGTCCCCGTTGCGCGCCACCGAGATCCTCGACCAGGCGCCGAACCTGCGCTGCCCGCTGCTGGGCCTGTTCGGCAACGACGACCAGTATCCGTCCCCCGACCAGGTGGCGACCCTGGAGAAGGAGCTGGCCAGGCTCGGCAAACCGCACGAGTTCCACTCGTACGACGGGGCCGGCCACGCGTTCTTCTCCGTCGACGGCCCCCGGTACCGGCCGGAGGCGGCGGTGGACGGGTGGTCGAAGATCCTCGACTTCTACGGCCGCCACCTGAGCTGACGACGGCGGCGGGGGTCACCTCGGGGGCGGCGGGGGTCACCTCGGGGTGGTCCCCGCCGCACCGTCTCCGGTGCGGGCGGCGCACCTGGCTCAGAGGCCGAACAACGTGCGCACGATGTCGACGTAGAAGTTGCCCTCGATGTGCCGGAAGATCGCGAACGGCTCGCCCGGGCTGCCCACGAACGGCCGCAGCGTCCACGCCAGTTGGGTGCCGACGAAGCCGAACACCACGATCCAGACGTACAGCAGCGCCATGCTCGCCTGCCGCTCCGGCGCCGGTGGTACCGGTCGCGCCGGGGCGGCGCCGTTGGCCGGTGTCGGGGCGCCGGCGGCCGGCAACGCCACGGGCTCCCCGTGGTTCCCGGCGCCGGCCATCGCCGGGACCGGTTGCACCGCAACGGGTTGCCCGGCGGGCACGGACACGGCCGGTACCCCCACCGGCTGGTTCATCGACCGCATGCCGCCGACGAGGAACTTCAGCCCCACGAACGCGGTGAGCGTCATGATCGCGACGTTGAGCAGCTTGTAGAAGGAGTAGTGCGGCGCGGTCACCAGGAAGAACAGGCTGATCGGCGCGAACGCCAGGCACAGCGTGGACATCACCGTGACCGCGACCGAGACCAGCGCCACCGCCTGCCGGATCGACAGCCGGGCCCCGAAGACCAGGTTGAACAGGTACAGCGTCGGCAGGCAGATCACCAGCGTCACGAGCAGCAGGATCGGCAGCTTCACCGCGGAGGCGACCGCCTGCAGCGCCCCGTTGGAGGCGCCGAGCACCGCGCCGTACAGGGCGAGGGAGATGGCCGCGGAGGCCAACAGCTGCCCGATCAGCGGGCCGAGGTCGCGGTCGTCCCGGATCTGCTCCCAGACTCCGGACCGGTCTCGCAGGATGCGCTCGATCACGAGCAGGCTCTGTGCGGATGCCATGGCAGGCTCCTTGCTGCGACGACGTCGAAGTCGCTACACCCTAAAGGACGCAGACAACGTCAGTCGGTCCGGTCCCGGTCGCCACCGGTCAATCGCCGCAGTTCGCTCGCGGTGAGGCCGGCCCGGTCCAGCTCGTCGGACAGCGCGGCGAGCGACGGCGCCGACCCGGACGGCGCGGGCCCGGTGGACGCCAGCCGTTCCAACCGGCGTACCTCGTCGGCGAGGGCGGCATGCCTGGCCGGATCGGCGCCGCAGTCGGCGGCGGTGGTCACCACCGCCCACTCGATCCGGCGCAGCGACGCCTCGTCGAGGGTCTCCGAACCGGCGCGGATCGCGTCGATCGTCTGCTGCGCGGCGAGCAGCAGCGCCGCCGCCGCCGGGTCGGCGGCGGTCAGCGCGGCGAGTCGGCGGCGGCCGAACAGGACGCCGGCGGACTCGGCCGCGCGCTCGCGGCGCAGGCTGACCGCGCCGCGCACCGCGACCAGCCCGGCGACCAGCGCGACGAGCAGCCCGCCGTCGCCGGCCACCGCGCCGAACAGCGGCGACGCGCCGTTCGGCCGGGCGCCGGACAGCAGGATGGCGAGCCCGCCGATCCCGAACAGCACGGCGACGATCGCGGTCAGCAGCACCGTGGCGGGCTCCGTACCGGCGGCGAGAAGTCGGCGCCGCACCGGGTCGGGCACCTGGGGTGCACAGACCGCTCGTGGCCGCCCGGTCACGAGCGTCGCCCCGCGTCGACCCGGGCCGGCGGATGGTCCCGCTGTCTCATGTGCCCTGTCGTACCACAGCGGTTCGCTCCCGGCGGGC
This genomic interval carries:
- the hrpB gene encoding ATP-dependent helicase HrpB — translated: MLPAEPDLPIRSVLRELTDTLRAAGSAVLVAPPGTGKTTLAPLALADALEGRVVVAEPRRVATRAAARRMADLLGEPVGDRIGYAVRGERRVSARTRVEVVTTGLLVRRLLRDEELPGVAAVILDECHERAVDSDLALAFTTDVRAVLREDLWLLATSATADVPALRSALSAPVVTASAALHPVTPVWCPPPAPVRPPLGLRVDPALLSHVAATVRRALAETTGDVLVFLPGTGEIRTVHSALSTVDAEVAELHGRLPAAAQDAVLRGGSGHRRVVLTTSVAESSLTVPGVRVVVDAGLARVPRVDLARGLGSLATVPVSRAAAEQRAGRAGRQGPGTVYRCWSAAQHERLPARPEPEIAVADLTSFALDLACWGRPDGTGLALPEPPPAGAMAVATETLLALGAVDPQGRVTDRGRALAAAGTHPRLARALLDGAPRLGSRRTAELVALLAEPDSAGGDDLAAARRAVERDRRASGWRAEAHRLQRAAPRHPDTGVSAEAAAGVVAALAFPERIARRRDGETGSYLMAGGTEAQLSPGSGLHGAEWLAIAVADRPVGRAAARIRLAAAIDADTAAEIGAALRHTEQRIGWYDGDVRAERTERLGAIPLSVRPIRHPDPTAVHDALLAGLRAEGPQLLRFGPGGTALRDRIAFCRTVFGAPWPDVSDAGLVADPDRWLGPELARARRRADLARVDAGAALRRLLDWRQTAELDRLAPERVAVPSGSAIRVDYTDPAAPVLAVKVQEMFGAAETPRIAAGRVPLTLHLLSPAGRPTAVTSDLASFWRTGYPAVRAELRGRYPRHPWPADPTTAPATRRTNPRRR
- a CDS encoding CapA family protein, producing MSRRAWTAALRGAVPTGASRARRTWQRSCTIVAAAAAVVVIAAAGCAADGPRTVSPAASSPARSAAQPSPSGPRQVTVLGAGDVLVHPPVWQQARADGHGRMDFRDIFAGVRPAVSGADLAICHLETPLAGPGAAPRGWPRFAAPPQVLDAVRATGFDDCSTASNHSYDQGSAGVRDTLAALDAAHLHHAGTARSAREAARTDLIDVPGVRIADLSYTFGLNTGLSLPAGQPWLVNITDVHRILTAAHAARAAGADIVLLSLHWGTEYRQQPTDEQRAQARTLLASPDVDAILGCHAHVVQPFQRIGGKWVVYGMGNEIARHEDPIAASREGVMPRLTFTESADGHWRVSHVDAVPTWVDISPKIRLVTLSTALAGHPPAARRSVYQREYDRIGAAVNALGAHVPLA
- the gndA gene encoding NADP-dependent phosphogluconate dehydrogenase, translated to MSEQANIGVTGLAVMGRNLARNLARHGHTVALHNRHQQRTDDLVSQFGDEGTFVPTGSAAEFVAALERPRKLIVMVKAGGPTDAVIDEFTPLLDEGDMIVDGGNAHFADTRRREKALREQGLHFVGTGVSGGEEGALHGPSIMPGGSKQAYASLGPILTDIAADVDGTPCCTHIGPDGAGHFVKMVHNGIEYADMQLIAEAYDLLRHALGLEPAQIADIFRDWNTGRLDSYLIEITAQVLGHVDAATGKPFVDVVVDQAEQKGTGRWTVQTALELGVPTTGIAEAVFARSLSGGAALREAARGLPGPVRAPITGAAAETLAADIEQALYASKVVAYAQGFNEIQAGAAEYDWPIDLGAVATIWRGGCIIRAAFLDDIRAAYAKDPALPTLLTDGGFAEAVRDAQDSWRSVVAAAARLGIPAPGFSSALSYYDALRAQRLPAALVQGQRDYFGAHTYQRVDRPGTFHTEWATRDAAEHEV
- a CDS encoding dienelactone hydrolase family protein, which gives rise to MSYDAIQAETVTIGGDGGDRIEAYQARPLGPGPFGAVVVIHHLPGYDRETKETVRRFATEGYLAVCPNLYSRQGAGLSHEEAAKLVREDGGISDEQLIGDVAGAAAYLREQTSSNGKVGCIGFCSGGRQAFLAAANVDLDAAVDCYGAFVVGNPPEGSPLRATEILDQAPNLRCPLLGLFGNDDQYPSPDQVATLEKELARLGKPHEFHSYDGAGHAFFSVDGPRYRPEAAVDGWSKILDFYGRHLS